In Anthonomus grandis grandis chromosome 6, icAntGran1.3, whole genome shotgun sequence, one DNA window encodes the following:
- the LOC126737228 gene encoding uncharacterized protein LOC126737228 encodes MLPKSLTVLTNRGIQFEILLNCTKFVHNCTSRPRYSNTNLRALKRIIKGANRRANYNELKLLWNQATTKKFSRATCHRAAQKLGFKTHKAKEKPLLTKIQKKNRLAWAKEHKLYSSNQWNSIIWSDEARFEVSVGDSRSLEESLLLLTDIGKIFKELSAI; translated from the exons ATGCTTCCCAAATCGCTGACAGTATTAACAAATCGAGGTATACAGttcgaaatattattaaattgtacaaaatttgtACATAATTGTACAAGTCGACCGCGTTATTCCAACACCAACTTAAGAGCCTTAAAACGTATTATCAAGGGTGCAAATCGGCGTGCTAATTACAacgaattaaaattattgtggaatcaggcaacaacaaaaaagttttcaagAGCAACCTGTCACAGAGCCGCCCAAAAACTGGGATTTAAAACTCACAAG GCAAAAGAGAAACCCCTACTGACAAAAATTCAGAAGAAAAACAGGCTAGCGTGGGCTAAAGAACACAAATTATACTCTTCAAACCAATGGAACTCGATTATTTGGAGTGATGAAGCCAGATTTGAAGTATCCGTTGGTGATAGTAGAAGTTTAGAAGAAAGCTTACTACTGCTGACTGATAtcggaaaaatttttaaagaactttcggctatttaa
- the LOC126737229 gene encoding uncharacterized protein LOC126737229: MVYTLRQRIEMIFIYGEQGRCARRTAEVFNNRNPNCNVSHRYILDVVAKFNETGSVGNKKRASRRVLNEDAQVEILETFVAEPTNSLRTVARLTGMSHETVRRALQLHKYHPYKMQILQELHEDDFDRRIEFCEIMSNLINTRAIVTELSILE; this comes from the exons atggtatacacgcttaggcaaagaattgaaatgatttttatttatggcgagcaaggaagatgcgcaagaagaacggcagaagtttttaataatagaaatcctaattgtaatgtaagtcacagatacattttggacgtagtagctaaatttaatgaaacgggttcagttggaaacaaaaaaagggcaagtcggcgtgttttaaacgaagatgctcaagtagagattttggaaacattcgttgcagaacccaccaattctctccgtacagtagcacgtctaactggaatgtcacatgaaactgtacgacgagcattacagttacataaatatcatccgtacaagatgcaaattttacaggaacttcatgaggacgattttgataggagaatagagttttgcgaaattatgtccaacttaataaacactcgtgcaattgtg acagaattgtcgatactggagtga